In the genome of Streptomyces globosus, one region contains:
- a CDS encoding sulfurtransferase, giving the protein MTANSAIVSASALAAELAGPRPPVLLDVRWQLGGPNQRPAYDAGHLPGAVYVDLDRELAGPPGAGGRHPLPDPEEFGAVMRRAGVCADVPVVVYDGGQGWAAARAWWLLRWSGHRQVSVLDGGLAAWTAAGGAVTSEPPAPVQGDFKPTPGAMGLLDADGAAALAREGVLLDARAGERYRGEVEPIDPVGGHIPGALSAPTADNTGPDGLLLPAAELRARFAGLGATGGAPVGVYCGSGVSGAHEVLALEVAGIGAALYAGSWSEWSADPQRPVATGPDPQ; this is encoded by the coding sequence ATGACTGCGAACTCTGCGATCGTCTCCGCCTCCGCCCTCGCCGCGGAACTGGCCGGTCCGCGGCCGCCGGTGCTCCTCGACGTCCGCTGGCAGCTGGGCGGGCCGAACCAGCGCCCCGCCTACGACGCCGGGCACCTGCCGGGTGCCGTGTACGTGGACCTCGACCGCGAACTGGCAGGTCCGCCGGGGGCGGGCGGGCGCCATCCGCTGCCCGACCCGGAGGAGTTCGGGGCCGTGATGCGGCGTGCCGGGGTCTGTGCGGACGTGCCGGTCGTCGTCTACGACGGCGGGCAGGGGTGGGCGGCGGCCCGCGCCTGGTGGCTGCTGCGCTGGTCCGGGCACCGGCAGGTGAGCGTCCTGGACGGCGGGCTGGCCGCCTGGACGGCGGCCGGAGGCGCGGTGACATCCGAACCCCCGGCCCCGGTCCAAGGCGATTTCAAGCCAACTCCCGGCGCAATGGGGCTGCTCGATGCGGACGGGGCGGCCGCCCTGGCCCGTGAAGGGGTCCTGCTGGACGCGCGGGCGGGCGAGCGGTACCGCGGCGAGGTCGAGCCGATCGACCCGGTCGGCGGCCACATCCCCGGCGCCCTGTCGGCGCCCACGGCGGACAACACCGGCCCGGACGGGCTGCTCCTGCCCGCCGCCGAACTGCGGGCGCGGTTCGCGGGACTGGGGGCGACGGGCGGGGCGCCCGTCGGCGTGTACTGCGGCTCGGGCGTCTCGGGCGCGCACGAGGTGCTCGCGCTGGAGGTGGCCGGGATCGGCGCCGCGCTGTACGCGGGCAGCTGGTCGGAGTGGTCCGCGGACCCGCAGCGGCCGGTGGCCACGGGGCCGGACCCGCAGTAG